The following are from one region of the Clostridia bacterium genome:
- a CDS encoding DUF1858 domain-containing protein, which produces MKITREMPISKIVQEHPQTAEIFMKHGMGCFGCAIARYESLAEGAAAHNINVDDLLKDLNKVIAE; this is translated from the coding sequence TGAAAATTACCAGGGAAATGCCCATTAGCAAAATTGTCCAAGAACATCCACAAACTGCGGAAATATTTATGAAACACGGCATGGGCTGTTTCGGTTGTGCAATTGCCCGTTATGAATCCCTAGCCGAAGGGGCCGCAGCCCATAATATTAATGTAGATGACCTACTCAAAGATTTAAACAAAGTCATTGCTGA